One stretch of Scyliorhinus canicula chromosome 7, sScyCan1.1, whole genome shotgun sequence DNA includes these proteins:
- the LOC119968612 gene encoding uncharacterized protein LOC119968612 isoform X2 has product MKWTRNPLMAALYSWWLLAVLQAAAAGSITKVVNGTVNGNIFLAIPAMVIAEQIHTIDWTHVSPTSRHSIVQFIPEKDSQEPYWFGGYHLRAQIYPNGSLSIQNIMLNDTGTYSCTITTQNGEEFTQDTIVNVIDYVIVNCGFIAAFSGAGALIVIAILTWAIVRYCKKRSRRQGKGAKEKQSHNESEDVYENMGRVPQEV; this is encoded by the exons ATGAAGTGGACCAGAAACCCCCTAATGGCTGCCCTGTACAGCTGGTGGCTGCTAG CTGTACTGCAAGCAGCGGCCGCTGGAAGCATTACCAAGGTTGTAAATGGAACGGTCAATGGCAACATCTTCCTGGCAATTCCAGCCATGGTCATTGCTGAACAGATACACACCATAGACTGGACGCATGTGAGTCCCACCAGCCGGCACTCCATCGTTCAGTTCATACCTGAGAAGGACAGCCAGGAACCATACTGGTTCGGCGGCTACCATCTCCGGGCACAGATCTACCCAAACGGCTCTCTCTCCATCCAAAATATCATGCTGAACGACACCGGGACATATTCCTGCACCATCACAACACAGAATGGAGAAGAGTTCACCCAGGACACGATAGTGAACGTGATCG ATTACGTTATAGTAAATTGTGGCTTCATAGCTGCATTCTCTGGAGCAGGAGCACTGATCGTCATAGCTATTTTAACATGGGCTATTGTGAGATATTGTAAGAAAAGGTCAAGGAGGCAAG GTAAAGGAGCCAAGGAAAAACAATCCCATAATGAAAGTGAGGACGTCTATGAAAATATGGGGAGAGTGCCGCAAGAAGTCTGA
- the LOC119968612 gene encoding uncharacterized protein LOC119968612 isoform X1 encodes MKWTRNPLMAALYSWWLLAVLQAAAAGSITKVVNGTVNGNIFLAIPAMVIAEQIHTIDWTHVSPTSRHSIVQFIPEKDSQEPYWFGGYHLRAQIYPNGSLSIQNIMLNDTGTYSCTITTQNGEEFTQDTIVNVIGGVVIIDETADSNLTHVKANETNDYVIVNCGFIAAFSGAGALIVIAILTWAIVRYCKKRSRRQGKGAKEKQSHNESEDVYENMGRVPQEV; translated from the exons ATGAAGTGGACCAGAAACCCCCTAATGGCTGCCCTGTACAGCTGGTGGCTGCTAG CTGTACTGCAAGCAGCGGCCGCTGGAAGCATTACCAAGGTTGTAAATGGAACGGTCAATGGCAACATCTTCCTGGCAATTCCAGCCATGGTCATTGCTGAACAGATACACACCATAGACTGGACGCATGTGAGTCCCACCAGCCGGCACTCCATCGTTCAGTTCATACCTGAGAAGGACAGCCAGGAACCATACTGGTTCGGCGGCTACCATCTCCGGGCACAGATCTACCCAAACGGCTCTCTCTCCATCCAAAATATCATGCTGAACGACACCGGGACATATTCCTGCACCATCACAACACAGAATGGAGAAGAGTTCACCCAGGACACGATAGTGAACGTGATCG GGGGAGTAGTGATAATAGATGAAACTGCAGACTCTAATCTAACTCATGTGAAAGCCAATGAAACCAATG ATTACGTTATAGTAAATTGTGGCTTCATAGCTGCATTCTCTGGAGCAGGAGCACTGATCGTCATAGCTATTTTAACATGGGCTATTGTGAGATATTGTAAGAAAAGGTCAAGGAGGCAAG GTAAAGGAGCCAAGGAAAAACAATCCCATAATGAAAGTGAGGACGTCTATGAAAATATGGGGAGAGTGCCGCAAGAAGTCTGA